DNA from Fusobacterium sp.:
CTAATTCTCCTACATACATTATATGATAATCTCTATCTGGGTAACATTCTTTATCAGAATCTTTATCTATAAAAAATTGTTCTTCTAAAGGTTGTGAATAAAGTTTTCTACATATAATAACTGTTTCAGCTTCTTTAAATACAGGAACTTCATTTTCATGATCTATAGTTAATCCTACTTTCTCTATTTTATTTTCATTTTTTCCAGAAGCTGTTCCCAAATAACCCAACTGTTTTCTGTAGCTTTCATCAAAAAAAGTAAGTGAAAATCTTTCAGCCTCATCTACAAATCCCTTAGTAAAACGTTGAGGACGAATAAAAATAAAAACTACATTCTTCTTCCAGAGAACTCCAAATCCTCCCCATGAAGCTGTCATAGTATTTATTTCTTCACTATTTTTCTCAGCAGTTA
Protein-coding regions in this window:
- a CDS encoding flavin reductase → MKNFKEIKAEKINENTFEMIGKKWMLITAEKNSEEINTMTASWGGFGVLWKKNVVFIFIRPQRFTKGFVDEAERFSLTFFDESYRKQLGYLGTASGKNENKIEKVGLTIDHENEVPVFKEAETVIICRKLYSQPLEEQFFIDKDSDKECYPDRDYHIMYVGELEKVFVKE